The following proteins come from a genomic window of Pirellulales bacterium:
- a CDS encoding CsbD family protein, producing MLNAQEVQGQWDKLRGKIKQKWGQLTDDDLQIASGNIDELVGRIHEKTGVAREQIENFIGDLAASTSSTVERARDAAMGFAGDAAGRAREGYQQASQRMREGYEQARGRMREGYEQVGEQVRQRPAQSMMAIFGMGVITGVVLALVLRSD from the coding sequence ATGCTCAATGCACAGGAAGTCCAAGGACAATGGGACAAGCTACGCGGCAAGATCAAGCAGAAATGGGGACAACTCACCGACGACGACTTGCAGATCGCCAGCGGCAATATCGATGAGTTGGTCGGCCGCATTCACGAGAAAACCGGCGTGGCCCGCGAGCAGATCGAGAATTTCATCGGCGATCTGGCTGCGAGCACCTCATCGACCGTCGAACGAGCCCGCGACGCCGCCATGGGATTCGCCGGCGACGCCGCGGGCCGGGCGCGCGAAGGCTATCAGCAAGCCAGTCAGCGCATGCGGGAGGGATATGAACAAGCGAGGGGCCGGATGCGGGAAGGCTATGAGCAGGTCGGCGAGCAGGTCCGCCAGCGGCCCGCTCAATCGATGATGGCCATCTTCGGCATGGGCGTGATTACGGGCGTGGTGTTGGCGCTCGTGCTCCGCTCTGACTGA
- the sppA gene encoding signal peptide peptidase SppA translates to MLKRLSLVLLAAGLALPLAQADDKEAKNDEKTAEKTKATVAVFRLHGSVVETPHGGGLLSMSEHNVALKDLVARVKKAADDDSVKAVVLSLAGGHLSTSQSEEVRQALSAVRAKGKKIYAHADELSMGDYALVSAADRLSVVPTGDLWLTGLYGESPFLRGLLDKLGVQPDFLTCGDYKSAAEIFMRDGPSPQAEEMQNWIYDGLFETQLKLIAAGRNVDVDKVKTWVDGGPYSATKAKAAGLIDAVEQQEEFEAAIKDTVGGQIKFNHKYGEKSQPELDLSSPFAALNLWADLLGGAKKKKTYKNSVAIVYVDGPIVLGVSEESLLNSAEQMAASTPLRKALDKAAEDDTIKAVVLRVDSPGGSATASEIILAASKRVRAKKPLVVSMGRVAGSGGYYVACGAETIFADESTITGSIGVVGGKLATTDLWKKVGIKWKGYQRGTNASILSSMQVFTPEQRKRMQSWMDEIYGVFKGHVTAARGAKLKKPIDELAGGRVYTGRQALELGLVDRIGTLDDAVKFAAVEAKLKEYELRVVPEPKNILEQLLEEAEGPKEDAHHLAVAHSGPADTMLRAALPYLDRLDPQRVRAVVIALRHLETLRAEGAVLMMPEFVMGP, encoded by the coding sequence ATGCTGAAGCGACTAAGCCTGGTGTTGTTGGCGGCTGGCCTGGCGTTGCCGCTGGCCCAAGCCGACGACAAGGAAGCAAAAAACGATGAAAAGACCGCTGAGAAGACCAAGGCCACGGTGGCGGTGTTCCGGCTGCACGGTTCGGTGGTCGAAACGCCTCACGGCGGCGGCTTGCTGTCGATGTCGGAGCATAACGTGGCCCTCAAAGACCTGGTCGCCCGCGTCAAGAAGGCGGCCGACGACGATTCGGTCAAGGCCGTCGTCTTGTCATTGGCGGGCGGGCATCTTTCCACTTCGCAATCGGAAGAAGTGCGGCAGGCCCTGTCCGCCGTTCGGGCCAAGGGCAAAAAAATCTACGCCCATGCCGACGAGCTGTCGATGGGCGATTACGCCTTGGTGTCGGCCGCCGACCGGTTGAGCGTCGTGCCGACCGGCGACCTGTGGCTGACGGGCCTCTACGGCGAATCGCCCTTCTTGCGGGGCCTGCTCGACAAGCTCGGTGTGCAGCCCGACTTCTTGACCTGCGGCGATTACAAGAGCGCGGCCGAAATCTTCATGCGCGACGGTCCCAGTCCGCAGGCGGAGGAGATGCAGAACTGGATTTACGACGGCCTGTTCGAAACCCAGTTGAAGCTGATCGCGGCGGGCCGCAACGTCGACGTCGATAAGGTCAAGACCTGGGTTGACGGCGGCCCTTATTCCGCGACGAAGGCGAAGGCGGCGGGGCTGATCGACGCGGTGGAACAGCAAGAAGAGTTCGAAGCGGCAATCAAAGACACGGTGGGCGGCCAGATCAAGTTCAATCACAAGTACGGCGAGAAGTCGCAGCCCGAACTTGATCTGTCGTCACCGTTCGCCGCGCTGAACCTGTGGGCCGACCTGCTGGGCGGCGCCAAGAAAAAGAAGACCTATAAGAACTCCGTGGCGATCGTGTACGTCGACGGGCCGATCGTGTTGGGCGTTTCGGAAGAAAGCTTGCTGAACAGCGCCGAGCAAATGGCGGCCAGCACGCCGCTGCGCAAGGCGCTCGACAAGGCCGCCGAGGATGACACCATCAAGGCAGTGGTGCTGCGCGTCGATTCGCCCGGCGGCTCGGCGACGGCCAGTGAAATCATTCTCGCCGCCAGCAAGCGCGTGCGGGCCAAGAAGCCGCTCGTAGTTTCGATGGGCCGCGTGGCCGGCAGCGGCGGATACTACGTGGCCTGCGGGGCGGAGACGATTTTTGCCGACGAATCGACGATCACCGGCTCCATCGGCGTCGTGGGAGGCAAGCTGGCGACCACTGACTTGTGGAAGAAAGTCGGCATCAAGTGGAAGGGTTATCAGCGCGGCACGAACGCCTCCATTCTCAGCTCGATGCAGGTGTTTACGCCCGAACAGCGCAAGCGGATGCAGTCCTGGATGGACGAGATCTACGGTGTCTTCAAAGGGCACGTCACCGCGGCCCGCGGAGCGAAGCTGAAAAAGCCGATCGACGAGTTGGCCGGCGGGCGCGTCTACACGGGCCGGCAGGCGCTGGAGCTGGGGCTGGTCGACCGCATCGGCACGCTCGACGACGCCGTCAAGTTCGCCGCCGTTGAGGCGAAACTCAAAGAATACGAGCTACGTGTCGTTCCCGAGCCGAAGAATATCTTGGAGCAGCTCTTGGAAGAAGCGGAAGGGCCGAAGGAAGACGCGCATCACCTCGCGGTCGCGCATTCAGGCCCTGCCGATACGATGTTGCGGGCCGCCTTGCCGTATCTCGATCGGCTCGATCCGCAGCGCGTGCGCGCGGTGGTGATCGCTTTGAGGCACCTGGAAACCTTGCGGGCTGAAGGCGCGGTGTTGATGATGCCCGAGTTTGTCATGGGGCCGTAG